The Cetobacterium somerae ATCC BAA-474 genome contains the following window.
TTTTCAACTCATTAACCCCAATATAAGGATTTTTATACCTATTGTCATACTTACTTTTACCACCACAAGATATAGCAACAGTTGGACATAGATTTGCACATGCTAAGCAATCTTCACAATTTTTATCCCAAACAGGTTTCCCATCAACTAGTTCTATATTTTCAACAGGACAAACATCTTTACATATTCCACAACTTATACATCTTTCATCATTCAGTTTAAACTTTTTAGAAACTGTTTTTAATCCAAGTCTCCAAAACTTATAAATCAATAAAAATATTGGATACAAAAAGATATTACTATTCGCTGAAGATTTTTTTCCTTTTAATATATCATCACAAATTGTTTTCATCTTACCTTTAGATGATTCAATATCAATTTTAGCTTTATCTTCTGGCATAGCCTTAAATAATTTTAAATAATTGTCTGGCATATGGCAATACTCAGAGTAGTCTAACACTCTTCCTTTCTCTGATAAAATATTATTAACTTGATTAAATGGTATTCCATAACCACTTCCACCACAAGTTGCAACTGCAAATAAATAATCTACTTTTTCAATTTCAACTTTTTTTAGAAACTCCTCCACTATTTTTGGAATTCCCATTGCATATATTGGAAATAAAAAACCTATCTCTCCATTTAATATTACTTTTTCATCTTTTACTGCTGATATATTCACTAAATTGTACGAACAATTTTCTTTTAAATATTTTCCTAAATATAATGTATTCCCTGTTCCTGAAAAATAATATATTGTCTTCATCTTCACTCCTATTTTCATCTCTTTTTACTTAGTATACCTTATGTAGTTATAGATAACAAGATTAGAAATAGTTCTATCTCAATCAAATTTGCTTATTACTATAATTAATGTTAAAATCTATTTTAAGAAATAGACATTTTTCATATAAGAGGTGAAATAAATTTATGACTAATGAAATAAAAATTGCTACTTTTTTAAAAGTTGCTAAAATATTAAATGAAAATAATATCACTTGGGCTGTTGGAGCCTCTCTATTATTATACCTTAAAGGGATTACTGATAAATTTAATGATATTGATCTTATGGTAGCTGAAAATGATATTGAAAAAACTAAAAATATATTTTTATCTCTTGGAAAAGAATATGCTAAGAATCCTAATCTTCAATATAAATCTAAATGCTTTTTAGAATTTAATGTTGATGGTATAGATTTTGATATTATCAGTGGATTTATTATAGTAAACAATAATTGTGACCATTATTTTCCACTTGAAAAGCACAGTATTGTAGAATATTTTTGTTTAGAGAACATCTCTATTCCTTTACAATCAGTAAATGACTGGCTTACTTACTATACTTTGATGAATAGAAAAGAAAAAGTGGAAATGATTAAAAACTATCTTAATAAAAACATTAAAGAATTAAAATAAAAGTACCCTTGAAGATAAAAATTCTTCAAGGGTACTTTCTTTATTTTTTATAATAACTAATAGGACCACTTAAATAAACTGGATTTTCTAATTTATCTACAGTTAAATATCCTGCTGGAGCATTTATTATGCTTGGAATTCTATTTACAATAGTTGCACAAGTATGCTCAACTGTTGCTGGTTTTTTCACATAAAACTCTGTATCTGGCTCACCTATAATTTTCCAATCACACATATCTCCATCTTCAGGTCCATAAACCTTTCCTATACATTGTGTTTCTATTATTGGTCCTTGGAATGTTTCAGTTGTCACAACAGCACTCATTCCTATACACATTCCAACCTCTATTGTTTTATCTAAAGTTTTTGAATAAATCTCTTTTTCGTGGAAGTATGGAACACATTTTTGAGTTTGACTCTTAATAGTCCATCCCATTAAGTTACAAAGAGCTTCATTGGAATTCCAAACATAGCTTGGCTCTAAAGATTCTGGATGAGCTAAGCTTTTTTCAAACTCCTCTTTTGTAAATCCAGCTCCATGAGCTTTAGCCAAAGCTAAACCATAATCCTCAACATTATAACTGACAGCCCCTGTTATTTTCTTTATATCATGAACTCCACTTGCAACTAACGCTACCATATTTATCCAATAAAGGTCTTGCATTCCTGAACCAGTTATTGTACATCCATTCTCTTTAGCTAACACATCTAATTTATTAGTTAAAGCTGATGCTGTTGTCCAAGGATATATAGCCTCTTCACAAGTTGTTACCACATTTATTCCTCTTAACAAACATTTTTCAAACTGCTCATAACAATCCTTTATAAAGCTAAAAGTTGTTACTATTGCTATGTTTGGATCTGTTTCATCTAAAACTTTATCAGCATCATTACTTATTTTTACACTTAATTTAAATCCTAATCCAGCATATTCACCAACATCTACTCCTTCTAAAGCTGGATTTGAGTCTATTGCACCTACAATTTCAGCACCTTTCTCATATAAATATCTCAAAATATACTTAGACATCTTACCACACCCATACTGAACCACTCTAATTTTTTCATTTTTCATAACAACTCACCTCTTAAATTTTTGTATAAGTATATATATCCACATGTTACTATAAATATTTCACAAATCCTTTAAAATTCAATAAAAGAAAATAGACAAGGACACTCTTTTATGATACTATTCTTTAAACTTTTAAAAATAATATTTATCAAGGGGGAGTTAAATGAATAGTTTATTAAAAAATCTTGATGTATTAATGAATCGAAAATCTGTTAGAGCTTATAGCGATGATAAAATCTCTGAAGAGATTAAAAATGCAATTATTGAATCAACTCTAAGAGCTCCAACTGCTGGAAATATGATGATGTACTCTATCATTGAAGTTACAGATGAAAATTTAAAAAATAGGTTAGTTGAAACTTGTGATAACCAACCTATGATTAGTAAAGCTCCATATCTTTTATTATTTTTAGCAGATTTTCAAAGATGGATGGACTATTTAAAAACTTCTGGAGTAGACGAGTACAATAAAGAAAACAGTCTTGAAATGTATCACCCTGGTGAAGGGGATTTGCTACTTGCTATTAACGATGCACTAATTGCTGCACAAACAGCTGTTACCTCTGCTGAAATGTTAGGTATTGGAAGTTGCTATATTGGTGATATTATGGAAAATTTTGAAATTCATAAG
Protein-coding sequences here:
- a CDS encoding nitroreductase family protein, translated to MNSLLKNLDVLMNRKSVRAYSDDKISEEIKNAIIESTLRAPTAGNMMMYSIIEVTDENLKNRLVETCDNQPMISKAPYLLLFLADFQRWMDYLKTSGVDEYNKENSLEMYHPGEGDLLLAINDALIAAQTAVTSAEMLGIGSCYIGDIMENFEIHKDMFNLPKYTFPVTLICFGYPTEQQKNRPQPPRYPKEMIVFENSYRHIESKEFKAMEIERNKISKPNFLPGCHNEAIHMYKRKITSSFMKEMNRSVKAAIDSWTK
- a CDS encoding EFR1 family ferrodoxin (N-terminal region resembles flavodoxins. C-terminal ferrodoxin region binds two 4Fe-4S clusters.) yields the protein MKTIYYFSGTGNTLYLGKYLKENCSYNLVNISAVKDEKVILNGEIGFLFPIYAMGIPKIVEEFLKKVEIEKVDYLFAVATCGGSGYGIPFNQVNNILSEKGRVLDYSEYCHMPDNYLKLFKAMPEDKAKIDIESSKGKMKTICDDILKGKKSSANSNIFLYPIFLLIYKFWRLGLKTVSKKFKLNDERCISCGICKDVCPVENIELVDGKPVWDKNCEDCLACANLCPTVAISCGGKSKYDNRYKNPYIGVNELKK